Part of the uncultured Desulfobacter sp. genome, ATAACATGAATAATATCAACAATGATCGTAAGGGCCACATTTTGTCTTTTGGCCATACGTTTCAGGATTCGTAGTTGTTGATTTTCGCCGTCCACTAAGGCAACCCAATGTTTTTCGTGGTTGGGATCACGGTGGGAGGCCTCAGAAAAGGCCGATGCAATGACCTGCTCGGCTGATTTTTCAAGGCTTGCCCATACACGCTTTTGTTCCGGGTGAGGGCTTGTTTTTGTATTCGACTTGTCATTCCCCGGAAGCAAGTCTTGGGGCGTACGTTTAAACGTATCTATAGTATATACAGCGGCAACGGTTGCCATTCGCTTGGCATTTTTCTTTTCCCCTTTGGATAGCCGGCTTTCCATCTGAGGCTTTCGTTTCCGGGCAGCTTTCCGGGTTTGTTCCCGCAGGTCCTGCTCATGCATTACCACGCCCTTACCATCGGTGGTGATTACCAGTATTGGACCAGTAACTGTCTCATCCGCCGGGCTGCATTGCCGTATTTCATAAAATGCGTCAAAATCCCGAGCTGCTCGCTGTGTTAACTCTTCTACCTGACGTTTGGGAATATCGGCTCCAGTGGTTTTCTTGATCGTTTCGACAGTCTCGTCAAAAGAACTCTTTGAAGCGTTTTCAGCCACACGGCGACGAAGTTCGAGGGAATAAAGTTCTGGGGGAAGATTCAATCGGGCATCCAACGGGTGCAAACTTGCCACGCCCTTGTTTCCATATCCGGCACGACTTTCCGATACCGTTCCAAATACGGTTTCGATTTTTCGATCCTGTGGCCTCACTTTCGGTCGAACAATGCCATCGGCTCCACAGACCGGCTCTTCACAATGACTGGGACCGAGCTTGTCTAAATGTTCCTGAAGCAGGATGCGCATCAGCTCACGTCCTCGTTTTTCAAGTTCTTGTTCCAAATCACTGAGTTTCACTGAATGATTCTCCTTGGAATTAAGAAAATTGACAATATCATCATAGCATTTTTGCCCCGGATCAATGACGGGGGAAGGTAAATGCTCCACAGCAGAAAGGGAAACCGCTGGATTCATATCCCCTCCCTGAGTTGGTGAACAGCATCTTTTTCCAGTGGATATACTAATATGGTTTTTACATCAGCGCCATGACGTTTGCCGAATCGGTCCATGCGCCCACGACCAGTGGTTTTCCCCAACTCAATCCAGGTCGATGCCCGATAACAGCCACCGTGGAATTGTTGTCGATCCACCAATGTCTCTACCAGCATGGGTTTAAGACCATACTGCTGTTCCCAATCATCTCTGAGTTCCCGGAGACTACATGACAGTATCATGTTCGCTAAATTTTGGATGGGAGCAAGGATCAGAAAACGGCTGTTGTTCACCACCTTTTGTAGAGCGACCTTACGCCTTTCATCTGTCCAACCGATCCATTCATCGCGAGCACGCATCCGCCAGGCAGGGCTTGAGAACTGGATGCACCCCACAATTTCTCGATGGGGACGGTTTACATAAATCAGATACTGCAATCTGGCGCCAAAAGGCATTGCATATCCCAGGTAATGATGGCGACCGATGAGTTCCTTAAACAGATCCCTCTGCTCTCGATTCTGAACCCGCTGTATCTCAAGAGGTGTAAATTCTTCTACGCTGCCACGCAAAGTGCTGTGGGGTTGCTTACAGGGTGTTTGGGGAATACTCTTGTGAAAAACGATCTTTGTTTGTTGTTTCTTTTCAGGAAGGGTTAGAGCTCCCTTGGCCTCTAAAAGCTCCAAAAAATCACTACATTCCCGGACTTT contains:
- a CDS encoding ISKra4 family transposase; amino-acid sequence: MNPAVSLSAVEHLPSPVIDPGQKCYDDIVNFLNSKENHSVKLSDLEQELEKRGRELMRILLQEHLDKLGPSHCEEPVCGADGIVRPKVRPQDRKIETVFGTVSESRAGYGNKGVASLHPLDARLNLPPELYSLELRRRVAENASKSSFDETVETIKKTTGADIPKRQVEELTQRAARDFDAFYEIRQCSPADETVTGPILVITTDGKGVVMHEQDLREQTRKAARKRKPQMESRLSKGEKKNAKRMATVAAVYTIDTFKRTPQDLLPGNDKSNTKTSPHPEQKRVWASLEKSAEQVIASAFSEASHRDPNHEKHWVALVDGENQQLRILKRMAKRQNVALTIIVDIIHVIEYLWKAGRAFHPKSGPELEKWVQYRLAKVLDGKAGLMAGGMRRSATLKKFTDKQRKPVEACATYLKNKAPYLEYHHYLDLGLPIATGVIEGACRHLVKDRMDITGAKWRLSSAEAVLRLRALRSSNDFDEYWNFHEACEYERNHRALYQHGEVPATKLPKPSPKRRGHLKVIK
- a CDS encoding DUF4338 domain-containing protein, with the translated sequence MQIKQQTFCGRKFTGKKIALIQEVVATCGGLSRRELAHTVCELLEWKRPNDRLKVRECSDFLELLEAKGALTLPEKKQQTKIVFHKSIPQTPCKQPHSTLRGSVEEFTPLEIQRVQNREQRDLFKELIGRHHYLGYAMPFGARLQYLIYVNRPHREIVGCIQFSSPAWRMRARDEWIGWTDERRKVALQKVVNNSRFLILAPIQNLANMILSCSLRELRDDWEQQYGLKPMLVETLVDRQQFHGGCYRASTWIELGKTTGRGRMDRFGKRHGADVKTILVYPLEKDAVHQLREGI